In Maridesulfovibrio sp., a single genomic region encodes these proteins:
- a CDS encoding rhodanese-like domain-containing protein produces the protein MVKVVSAVLAVCVLMFALAGCLGSDKFAQEVEKETGAVKLVREVQRGGYDIITTAELKGLLDKHEDMVIIDTMPYEASYKKEHVPGAKQFLFPIPDMVEWDVKGTDGKTKEQFIEMLGPDKDKLIVIYCGFVKCTRSHNGAAWAKKLGYTNVKRYPGGIFAWKGAKNQVESVK, from the coding sequence ATGGTGAAAGTTGTAAGTGCGGTTCTTGCCGTTTGTGTGCTCATGTTCGCCCTGGCAGGATGCCTCGGTTCCGATAAATTCGCTCAGGAAGTGGAAAAGGAAACCGGAGCTGTAAAACTGGTGCGCGAAGTACAGCGCGGTGGATATGATATTATCACAACCGCTGAACTCAAGGGACTGCTCGACAAGCACGAAGACATGGTCATTATCGACACCATGCCGTACGAAGCCAGCTACAAGAAAGAACATGTTCCCGGTGCGAAACAGTTTCTTTTCCCCATCCCCGATATGGTTGAGTGGGATGTAAAGGGAACAGACGGAAAGACCAAGGAACAGTTCATTGAAATGCTCGGACCCGACAAGGACAAGCTGATCGTTATCTACTGCGGTTTTGTAAAATGTACCCGCAGCCACAACGGTGCCGCATGGGCCAAAAAGCTCGGCTATACCAACGTAAAGCGCTACCCCGGCGGAATTTTTGCCTGGAAGGGAGCCAAAAATCAGGTGGAATCTGTAAAATAG
- a CDS encoding pyridoxal phosphate-dependent aminotransferase — MKLLSDQIEGYLEGSSWIRKMFETGMVLKKKYGEDAVCDFSLGNPDVPAPAVVGQGLRELADSADKPFAFGYMPNFGYPTLREKLAESVSAEQGVKVSGSDLIITCGAAGAINALYRAILQPGDQVLCPAPYFVEYGFYAKNSGGELVTVPSKPLTFELDLDAIEKAINEKTRVVLINSPNNPTGVIYTTEELKKLAAILDKANEGRERPIFLVADEPYRFLAFDGAEVPSILPLYQYSIVVSSFSKNLSLAGERIGYTLLNPGMEGREHLMAGLVLTNRILGFVNAPAVGQKLLEKALGAQVDKGIYLERRNAMASVLDEGGYAYTMPRGAFYFFPEAPGGDDVKFCAALQEEKILAVPGTGFGFPGYFRLAFCVGVDVIERSREGFKNAMKPFK, encoded by the coding sequence ATGAAGCTTCTGTCAGATCAAATTGAAGGATACCTTGAAGGGTCGTCCTGGATTCGTAAAATGTTCGAAACAGGCATGGTGCTTAAAAAGAAATACGGAGAGGACGCAGTGTGCGACTTTTCGCTCGGTAATCCGGACGTGCCGGCTCCCGCAGTGGTGGGACAGGGACTCCGCGAACTGGCCGACAGCGCCGACAAGCCTTTCGCATTCGGCTACATGCCCAACTTCGGATATCCCACCCTCAGGGAAAAGCTCGCTGAAAGTGTTTCCGCCGAGCAGGGTGTAAAAGTATCCGGAAGCGACCTGATCATTACCTGTGGAGCTGCCGGAGCCATCAACGCTCTTTACAGGGCCATTCTGCAACCGGGCGATCAGGTTCTGTGCCCCGCTCCCTATTTTGTGGAATACGGTTTCTATGCCAAGAACTCCGGTGGAGAACTGGTTACCGTACCGTCCAAACCGCTTACCTTTGAACTCGATCTCGATGCCATTGAAAAGGCCATCAATGAAAAAACCCGTGTGGTGCTCATCAACTCCCCCAACAACCCGACCGGAGTCATCTACACCACCGAGGAATTGAAAAAGCTTGCCGCGATTCTCGACAAGGCCAATGAAGGCCGGGAACGCCCGATTTTTCTGGTTGCCGATGAACCGTACAGGTTTCTCGCTTTCGACGGAGCGGAAGTTCCTTCCATCCTGCCACTCTATCAATACAGTATTGTGGTCAGCTCCTTTTCCAAGAACCTTTCACTGGCCGGGGAACGCATAGGCTACACCCTGCTCAACCCGGGAATGGAAGGCAGGGAACATCTCATGGCCGGGCTGGTGCTCACCAACCGCATTCTCGGCTTTGTAAACGCTCCCGCAGTAGGCCAGAAGCTGCTGGAAAAAGCTCTGGGTGCGCAGGTGGACAAAGGCATATACCTTGAAAGACGCAACGCCATGGCCTCTGTTCTGGATGAAGGCGGCTACGCCTACACCATGCCCAGAGGAGCATTCTACTTTTTCCCCGAAGCACCCGGCGGAGATGACGTAAAATTCTGCGCAGCCCTGCAGGAAGAGAAAATTCTTGCTGTGCCGGGAACAGGATTCGGATTCCCCGGATATTTCAGACTCGCCTTCTGTGTAGGTGTGGACGTGATAGAACGTTCCCGCGAAGGATTCAAAAACGCCATGAAACCATTCAAATAA
- a CDS encoding DEAD/DEAH box helicase — MTIEDQSTEKAQSSVHDEPDQIVEPEEALPEIAKEDLPPSILSALNNAGWDRLTPVQAKSLPYQLRNRDLMVQAKTGSGKTGAFVLPMLEKIDPAINYTQALVLVPTRELARQVEREAMTIFKDSGVRVLSVYGGVGYGRQREELQKGAHMVVGTPGRILDHLLHRTFDLEDLQTLIFDEADRMLSIGFYPDMREVRRYLPRRPISTYMFSATFPEHVLRLAGEFMYEPQMLSLSSSQVHVTEIEHVYYEVPAMGRERQLMRILEMENPASAIIFCNTKANVEFVSAVLGNFGFNAAQLTSDLSQSKRENVLSQLRSGEIRFLVATDIAARGIDVPDLSHVIMYEPPEDKESYIHRAGRTGRAGASGIAISLVDVIQKLELQRIGNAYNINFESRTLPNDEQVLETINERLTTILESKFRTKTILERERIGRYKDLVRHLAEDEEQCILVGMLLDELYQKSLHAGPEQPPAPLPAPTQRRRKPAPRNSGGGQKNSKQRRSSFKRKRR, encoded by the coding sequence ATGACCATAGAAGACCAATCGACCGAGAAGGCCCAAAGCAGTGTCCACGATGAACCGGACCAGATTGTTGAACCCGAAGAAGCCCTTCCGGAAATCGCCAAAGAAGACCTACCTCCCTCAATTTTAAGTGCCCTGAACAACGCAGGATGGGACCGACTTACCCCGGTCCAGGCAAAATCACTTCCATATCAGCTCCGCAACCGGGACCTCATGGTCCAGGCAAAGACAGGCAGCGGAAAAACAGGCGCTTTCGTTCTGCCAATGCTGGAAAAAATCGATCCCGCAATCAACTACACTCAGGCCCTTGTTCTGGTTCCCACCAGAGAACTGGCCAGACAGGTTGAACGTGAAGCCATGACTATTTTCAAGGACTCCGGGGTCAGAGTTCTTTCCGTATACGGCGGAGTCGGATACGGACGTCAGCGTGAAGAACTGCAAAAGGGAGCGCATATGGTCGTGGGCACACCGGGCAGGATACTGGATCACCTGCTGCACCGCACCTTCGACCTTGAGGATCTTCAAACCCTGATTTTCGATGAAGCCGACCGCATGCTCTCTATCGGGTTCTACCCGGACATGCGTGAAGTAAGACGCTACCTTCCGCGCCGCCCCATATCCACATACATGTTCTCCGCCACCTTCCCGGAACATGTACTCAGGCTTGCAGGGGAGTTCATGTATGAACCCCAGATGCTGAGCCTTAGCAGCAGCCAGGTCCATGTAACAGAAATAGAACACGTCTATTACGAAGTTCCGGCCATGGGAAGAGAGCGGCAGCTCATGCGCATACTGGAAATGGAGAATCCCGCTTCAGCCATAATTTTCTGCAACACAAAGGCCAATGTCGAATTCGTAAGTGCTGTGCTGGGCAACTTCGGGTTCAACGCCGCCCAGCTGACTTCCGATCTTTCCCAATCCAAAAGAGAGAACGTGCTGTCTCAGCTAAGGTCCGGAGAAATACGTTTTCTGGTGGCAACAGACATCGCCGCACGCGGAATAGACGTTCCCGACCTTTCCCACGTAATCATGTACGAACCTCCTGAAGACAAGGAATCTTACATTCACCGTGCAGGTCGCACAGGACGTGCCGGGGCATCCGGCATCGCCATATCCCTTGTGGATGTCATCCAGAAGCTGGAACTGCAACGCATCGGAAACGCCTACAATATAAATTTCGAATCCCGCACCCTGCCGAACGATGAGCAGGTGCTGGAAACCATAAACGAACGGCTGACCACCATTCTGGAAAGCAAATTCCGCACAAAAACAATCCTCGAAAGGGAGCGCATCGGCCGCTACAAAGATCTGGTCCGCCATCTGGCCGAAGACGAAGAACAGTGCATCCTTGTAGGAATGCTTCTGGACGAACTGTACCAGAAATCCCTGCACGCAGGCCCTGAACAGCCTCCGGCTCCCCTCCCTGCGCCTACACAGAGAAGAAGGAAACCCGCCCCGCGCAACAGCGGCGGAGGACAGAAAAATTCCAAGCAGCGGCGGAGCAGCTTCAAAAGAAAACGCAGATAA
- a CDS encoding SprT family zinc-dependent metalloprotease — translation MPDFPPPYCVRISPRAKNVIIKLIPDKGIEVVLPRGVNPKEVPGFLEKRREWIETNIRRLENKGLFLEKPQLVLPDRITLTAAEKIFEVSRVRNNKQGLTLRVNVNRLQLSGSEWTDEEELYLLKKFVRDRARLFLGPELRNLSAELNLPFGRMTIRSQRKRWGSCSARGNINLNMKLMFLPYRLVRYVLIHELCHTVHLNHSPKYWRLVRMIEPDVDALEKELGEAGPLVPSWMNHEQ, via the coding sequence ATGCCCGATTTTCCTCCACCATACTGTGTAAGAATCAGCCCCCGCGCCAAAAACGTAATCATCAAACTCATCCCGGATAAAGGGATAGAAGTGGTGCTGCCCAGAGGAGTAAATCCAAAAGAAGTTCCCGGTTTTCTGGAAAAAAGGCGCGAGTGGATCGAAACAAACATACGCAGGCTCGAAAACAAAGGACTTTTTCTCGAAAAACCGCAACTGGTCCTGCCTGACAGAATCACTCTTACTGCTGCCGAAAAAATTTTCGAAGTAAGCAGAGTCAGAAACAACAAACAGGGCCTGACCCTGCGGGTCAACGTCAACAGGCTTCAACTGAGCGGCAGCGAATGGACCGATGAGGAAGAGCTTTACCTGCTAAAAAAATTTGTCCGCGACAGGGCCAGACTGTTTCTCGGACCTGAATTGCGCAACCTTTCCGCAGAACTGAACCTTCCTTTCGGCAGGATGACCATCCGCTCGCAGCGGAAACGCTGGGGCAGTTGCTCGGCCAGGGGCAACATCAATCTCAACATGAAACTCATGTTCCTGCCCTACAGACTGGTGCGCTACGTGCTCATCCATGAACTCTGCCACACAGTCCATCTGAATCATTCACCCAAATACTGGCGACTGGTCAGAATGATAGAACCGGACGTTGACGCTCTTGAGAAGGAACTGGGCGAGGCAGGTCCGCTGGTCCCCTCCTGGATGAATCATGAACAATAA
- the budA gene encoding acetolactate decarboxylase, with protein MNRSMMRLRNVFFVALFLLLSCSMCFADGTLYQYSTIDSLLLGNYDGELTVAGLLEHGDVGLGTFNGLDGEMVLVDGIVYRINKRGEAETVTSASRTPFAVAARFKTDSILKIDNVTSLEDLNRKIDSALGSENIFYVVRIDGEFGSVRARSVPPQKKPYPPLVDVVKEQGVFKFSKIKGSLIGVRCPAYVAGIGVDGFHWHFITEDRKSGGHVLDCSFANLPAKVGAYTNFLLQLPETSDFLGADLQKDKKNELKKVEKNPGSS; from the coding sequence ATGAACAGATCGATGATGCGGCTGCGGAATGTTTTTTTCGTAGCGCTGTTCCTGTTGCTGTCCTGCAGTATGTGCTTTGCGGACGGCACTCTTTACCAGTATTCCACAATAGATTCACTGCTTCTTGGTAACTACGACGGCGAACTTACTGTTGCCGGGCTTTTGGAGCATGGCGATGTCGGACTTGGCACTTTCAACGGTCTTGACGGGGAAATGGTGCTGGTAGACGGCATTGTATACCGGATAAATAAACGTGGAGAGGCAGAGACCGTGACATCTGCTTCACGCACTCCGTTTGCCGTGGCTGCCCGGTTCAAGACCGATTCCATCCTTAAAATTGACAATGTTACATCTCTTGAAGATCTCAACCGAAAGATAGACAGCGCTCTGGGATCGGAAAATATTTTTTATGTCGTGCGCATTGATGGTGAATTCGGGAGCGTGCGGGCGCGGAGTGTTCCTCCGCAGAAAAAACCTTATCCTCCTTTGGTGGATGTTGTTAAGGAGCAGGGTGTTTTCAAATTCAGCAAGATAAAAGGTTCTCTGATCGGTGTCAGGTGTCCGGCATATGTTGCCGGAATCGGCGTAGATGGATTCCATTGGCATTTCATAACCGAGGATCGTAAATCCGGCGGTCATGTTCTGGATTGTTCCTTTGCCAATCTGCCTGCCAAGGTCGGAGCGTACACCAATTTTTTACTCCAACTCCCCGAAACATCGGATTTTCTTGGTGCAGATCTGCAGAAAGATAAGAAAAATGAATTGAAAAAAGTGGAAAAGAATCCGGGGAGCAGTTAA
- a CDS encoding transferase, which translates to MQRLNKLIAHITSRVNANLRPMGLDVSQVVETTLENINLIRYYAYYALSIDHPIYFNFQESNLGGSYFLGKCVVDRSIIHQSDVRGDELKGKGTKIMIGDVETELYRDEIIRIVNCFMIKTLVHNHSRNPETPEQFRILNAVAMHYSNIHGTTLEGAYIGPFATADLSVMHNCILGNFCYVQAGDLSRVYIDPGRIWIRKEHTYEFNYRYPQAILEKYVSWDQNGELSGLFVDFLKGRRSEFLPVYDSLAFDSPVPVPENAFLSRYSLVKGECSLGDNTLVAQRACIENSVLGKGCNAQENSYIVDSMLSDLVIVAHGGKVGHTNIGEKVFIGFNSFLQGTEENKITIGTGSIIMPHTIIHAKEPITIPDETIVWGYVATEDDLKRHSMALQDFAMQKNMNMDRMTFIGDGAAFVKDFQKRIEHILVDNGARFNGEKETRGHAQRTRSVSYNLVQPYLGGEKEGMFPTIIVDDS; encoded by the coding sequence ATGCAAAGACTGAACAAGCTGATCGCTCACATCACTTCAAGGGTCAACGCAAACCTGCGTCCTATGGGGCTGGACGTCAGCCAGGTTGTAGAAACAACCCTTGAAAACATTAACCTGATCCGATACTACGCCTATTACGCTCTTTCCATCGATCATCCCATTTACTTTAACTTCCAGGAAAGCAACCTCGGAGGCTCATACTTTCTGGGCAAATGCGTGGTGGACCGCTCCATAATCCACCAGAGCGATGTCCGGGGAGATGAACTGAAAGGCAAGGGAACCAAAATCATGATCGGTGATGTGGAAACGGAACTTTACCGGGACGAGATCATACGCATCGTCAACTGTTTCATGATCAAAACCCTGGTTCACAACCATTCCAGAAACCCGGAAACACCGGAACAATTCCGTATTCTCAATGCCGTGGCCATGCATTATTCGAACATCCACGGGACCACTCTTGAAGGCGCCTATATCGGGCCGTTCGCCACCGCGGACCTTTCGGTAATGCATAACTGCATCCTTGGGAATTTCTGTTACGTACAGGCTGGCGACCTTTCGCGGGTATACATTGATCCGGGCCGCATCTGGATCAGAAAAGAACACACATACGAATTCAATTACCGCTATCCGCAGGCAATCCTCGAAAAATATGTTTCGTGGGACCAGAATGGAGAGTTGAGCGGACTGTTTGTGGATTTCCTGAAAGGGCGCAGAAGTGAATTCCTGCCGGTATACGACTCTCTGGCATTCGACTCGCCTGTTCCGGTTCCGGAAAACGCATTTCTCAGCCGATATTCACTGGTCAAGGGAGAATGCTCGCTCGGGGACAATACGCTGGTCGCACAGAGGGCCTGCATCGAAAATTCAGTACTCGGCAAGGGGTGCAATGCACAGGAAAACAGCTACATCGTAGACAGCATGCTTTCCGATCTGGTTATTGTGGCCCACGGCGGCAAGGTGGGACATACCAACATCGGGGAAAAGGTTTTCATCGGTTTCAACTCGTTCCTGCAAGGTACGGAAGAAAACAAAATCACTATCGGAACCGGCTCGATCATAATGCCCCACACCATCATACATGCCAAAGAGCCGATCACAATTCCGGATGAAACAATAGTATGGGGCTATGTAGCCACTGAAGACGATCTGAAAAGACATTCCATGGCTCTGCAGGATTTTGCAATGCAGAAAAACATGAACATGGACAGGATGACCTTCATTGGCGACGGAGCGGCTTTCGTAAAGGATTTTCAAAAAAGAATCGAACACATTCTGGTCGACAACGGAGCCCGATTCAACGGAGAGAAGGAAACACGCGGGCATGCCCAGAGAACCCGCAGCGTGTCCTACAACCTTGTTCAGCCTTACCTTGGCGGGGAGAAGGAAGGCATGTTCCCCACCATCATAGTAGACGACAGCTAA
- a CDS encoding chemotaxis protein CheD encodes MPLNDSDIPHVFLHTGDAYIGVKPTIVSTVLGSCVAISMYSRRTKQGVICHAFLPYRAEIKTGNESMIQICRYVDTAVDHLLKCMLRLGVRQNELEVKLFGGATGLTTAQVRPPSALGIGNRNVAAALECLEARGLSPCRMDVGGNVGRKILFATHSGDIWLKRLEKNVHPKSSGTRKRFSG; translated from the coding sequence ATGCCTCTCAATGATTCTGATATACCTCATGTTTTCTTGCATACCGGAGATGCATACATAGGGGTAAAGCCTACCATTGTTTCCACCGTGTTGGGGTCCTGTGTCGCTATCTCCATGTATTCCCGTCGAACGAAGCAGGGCGTTATCTGCCACGCGTTTCTGCCCTATCGCGCTGAAATTAAAACCGGGAACGAGTCCATGATTCAGATTTGCAGATATGTGGACACAGCGGTTGACCATTTGCTAAAGTGTATGCTGCGTCTAGGGGTCAGACAAAACGAGCTTGAAGTAAAGTTGTTCGGAGGCGCCACCGGGCTTACCACTGCGCAGGTCCGGCCACCGTCAGCCCTCGGCATCGGAAACCGCAATGTGGCTGCTGCACTTGAGTGCCTTGAGGCAAGAGGGCTTTCTCCATGCCGTATGGATGTTGGCGGGAATGTCGGGAGAAAGATTCTTTTTGCCACCCATAGTGGAGATATCTGGCTGAAAAGGCTGGAAAAAAATGTGCATCCCAAGAGCTCCGGGACCAGAAAAAGGTTCTCGGGATAG
- a CDS encoding Hpt domain-containing protein: MSKKMVIQVDADLEAIMPRYLEIRWKELLELEGAVGDRDFDQIRMLGHKLKGTGSAYGLDELSRLGALIEERAVEKEMEDVPESAASVRTFLENLEVEYVEMD; this comes from the coding sequence ATGAGTAAGAAGATGGTTATTCAGGTGGACGCAGACCTTGAAGCGATTATGCCCCGGTACCTTGAAATAAGGTGGAAAGAACTGCTGGAACTGGAAGGGGCCGTTGGAGACCGCGATTTTGATCAGATACGAATGCTCGGTCATAAGCTTAAAGGGACCGGTTCCGCTTACGGGCTGGACGAATTATCCCGGCTGGGTGCGTTGATTGAAGAAAGGGCCGTGGAGAAAGAGATGGAGGATGTCCCTGAATCTGCTGCGAGTGTGCGGACTTTTCTGGAAAATCTGGAAGTGGAATACGTGGAAATGGATTAG
- a CDS encoding MauE/DoxX family redox-associated membrane protein, with the protein MIDKLMSGRVYFLIRCALAFVFLYAGAAKLLDAHGFARVIGGYGVLPDQLNLVAAYLLPVSEIIIAAGLIWDVRGALSAYSLLLLVFMGVLVRGISMGLDVDCGCFAPGDPEGEAYHSLREALVRDAFLLCGCGYLFLLRRTRGFRSRPLLSFVGR; encoded by the coding sequence ATGATCGATAAGTTAATGTCCGGCCGGGTCTATTTCCTTATAAGGTGCGCCCTGGCCTTTGTTTTTCTATATGCAGGAGCGGCGAAGCTGCTTGATGCACATGGATTTGCACGGGTTATCGGTGGGTACGGAGTGCTGCCTGATCAGCTTAATCTGGTTGCTGCATATCTGCTTCCGGTGTCGGAAATTATCATTGCCGCCGGTCTTATCTGGGATGTCCGGGGGGCTTTGTCCGCCTATTCCTTACTGCTGCTTGTGTTCATGGGGGTTCTGGTTCGGGGAATAAGCATGGGGCTTGATGTGGATTGCGGATGTTTTGCGCCGGGAGACCCTGAGGGGGAAGCATATCATTCCCTGCGCGAAGCTCTGGTGCGGGATGCTTTTCTGCTTTGCGGATGCGGCTATCTCTTTCTGCTGCGCAGGACCAGAGGGTTCCGTTCCCGGCCTCTGCTTTCTTTTGTGGGCCGATAA
- a CDS encoding STAS domain-containing protein, producing MEINSKKVDKALVLGVSGRLDAITSPDFEEKVCKFIDGGETRIVFDFSSLEYISSAGLRAILFAAKRIKEIDGAVAFSCITGMISEVFEISGFGTMFELYDSALAAAEAVSTRG from the coding sequence ATGGAAATAAATTCAAAAAAAGTCGACAAGGCATTGGTCCTTGGCGTCAGCGGGCGTCTGGACGCCATAACTTCACCTGATTTTGAAGAAAAGGTCTGTAAGTTCATAGACGGTGGTGAGACAAGGATTGTCTTTGACTTCAGTTCTCTGGAATATATATCCAGCGCGGGGCTTAGGGCCATACTTTTCGCGGCCAAGCGCATAAAGGAAATTGACGGGGCTGTTGCATTTTCCTGTATAACCGGAATGATCAGCGAAGTTTTTGAAATATCCGGGTTCGGGACCATGTTTGAATTATACGATTCCGCCCTTGCGGCGGCCGAAGCTGTTTCAACCAGGGGCTGA
- a CDS encoding DsbA family protein, which yields MVKAVLSVILLAVLWVIPAHADMNPEDSAELKAVIRQVLKDNPDLLFEALQGHEERLYDLLQVGLEKKNKAKIRAGRLRQLKNPKVAALHPERPVWGNPDGDISIIVFSDFQSATCSRADGTVIKLLGAHPEISYRFRHNPLGLHKMSRQVALYYEAIALQNHDKAKRFNHMALTERLKIKKNGTSELDRLAASCGVDMARLRKELAGKKVAETVDGDIREARKLGFTASPVFLVNGVTVTGAAPLEEFEEVIDMIRSGK from the coding sequence ATGGTCAAGGCTGTCCTGTCGGTTATACTGCTTGCGGTGCTTTGGGTAATACCTGCTCATGCAGATATGAATCCTGAGGACAGCGCGGAATTGAAAGCAGTGATCCGTCAGGTGCTGAAAGACAATCCCGACCTTCTTTTCGAAGCCCTGCAGGGGCACGAGGAAAGACTTTACGATCTGCTTCAGGTCGGGCTTGAGAAAAAAAACAAGGCGAAAATCCGGGCCGGAAGACTGCGGCAACTCAAGAATCCCAAAGTGGCCGCCCTCCATCCTGAAAGACCTGTGTGGGGTAATCCTGACGGAGACATCTCCATAATTGTTTTTTCCGATTTCCAGAGCGCAACCTGCAGCCGGGCGGACGGAACCGTAATCAAGCTGCTTGGTGCCCATCCGGAGATCAGCTACCGGTTTCGGCATAATCCCCTCGGACTGCACAAGATGTCCAGACAGGTGGCCCTTTATTATGAGGCCATTGCATTGCAGAATCATGATAAGGCCAAGCGTTTCAACCACATGGCTCTGACCGAGAGATTGAAAATCAAGAAAAACGGAACCTCGGAACTGGACCGGCTGGCCGCTTCCTGCGGTGTGGACATGGCCCGGTTGCGTAAGGAGTTGGCAGGCAAAAAGGTCGCCGAGACAGTGGACGGAGATATCAGGGAGGCAAGAAAGCTCGGTTTTACTGCTTCTCCTGTATTTCTGGTGAACGGAGTAACTGTTACCGGAGCCGCTCCGCTGGAAGAGTTCGAGGAAGTTATTGATATGATCCGGTCCGGTAAGTAG
- a CDS encoding MFS transporter, with protein MTIKNISSRKMYIFLLVLTIATAIGFQGWRTLLNNFAVEVAKLDGGEFGFVGSIREIPGFLSLLVIYVLVFIKEHRLAALAVIVMGLGISITGFMPSFAGIAFTTLLMSFGFHYYETLNQSLTLQYFGYSEAPLVMGRLRSLAAATNIGVGIVILSISDHFSYSQLFFGAGLITVIAGIYCFFQDPSSTDIPVQHKKMIFRARYWLFYALSFMAGARRQIFVAFAVFLLVKKFDYSIQAVAGLFVLNNVINYFINPIIAKSVNRFGERKVLSLEYAALVFIFTAYAYTDSPVVGGILYVLDNIFYNFTMAIKTFFQKIADPKDIAPSMAVSFTINHIAAVFVPALGGLAWMQDYRIVFIGAAILSAVSFLFSQFIDRELRLKSRA; from the coding sequence GTGACCATCAAGAACATCAGTTCCCGTAAAATGTATATTTTTCTGCTTGTCCTGACCATAGCCACTGCTATCGGTTTTCAGGGCTGGCGCACACTGCTGAACAACTTTGCGGTCGAGGTCGCTAAACTCGATGGCGGTGAGTTCGGGTTTGTCGGTTCGATCAGGGAGATTCCCGGTTTTCTGTCCCTGCTTGTTATCTACGTGCTTGTTTTTATCAAGGAGCACCGGCTGGCCGCCTTAGCTGTAATCGTTATGGGACTCGGGATTTCAATTACCGGTTTTATGCCGTCCTTTGCCGGGATCGCGTTCACAACTCTGCTCATGTCTTTCGGGTTCCACTACTATGAAACCCTTAACCAGTCCCTGACTCTGCAGTATTTCGGCTATTCCGAGGCTCCGCTGGTCATGGGCCGGTTGCGCAGTCTGGCAGCGGCTACGAATATCGGCGTGGGCATTGTGATCCTGTCCATCTCCGACCATTTCAGCTACAGCCAGCTCTTTTTCGGAGCCGGGCTTATAACCGTGATTGCCGGTATCTACTGCTTTTTTCAGGATCCGTCTTCAACCGATATTCCTGTCCAGCATAAGAAGATGATCTTCCGGGCCCGTTACTGGCTCTTTTATGCCCTCAGTTTCATGGCCGGGGCAAGACGCCAGATTTTCGTGGCTTTTGCCGTTTTCCTGTTGGTCAAGAAGTTTGATTATTCCATCCAGGCTGTGGCGGGCTTGTTTGTGCTCAATAACGTCATTAACTATTTCATCAATCCGATCATCGCAAAATCAGTGAACCGCTTCGGTGAGCGCAAGGTCCTTAGTCTGGAGTACGCCGCACTGGTGTTCATTTTTACTGCGTATGCATATACCGACAGCCCGGTTGTAGGCGGTATTCTCTATGTTCTGGACAATATTTTCTACAACTTTACCATGGCCATCAAAACCTTTTTCCAGAAGATTGCGGACCCCAAGGATATCGCCCCGAGCATGGCGGTCAGCTTCACCATCAACCACATTGCCGCAGTCTTTGTTCCCGCTCTCGGGGGGCTGGCCTGGATGCAGGATTACAGGATCGTTTTTATCGGAGCGGCAATCCTTTCCGCTGTATCGTTTCTTTTCAGCCAGTTTATTGACCGCGAACTCCGGTTGAAAAGCAGGGCTTAG